From the genome of Micromonospora lupini:
ACGGGCCTGACCCAGGCGCAGCTGGCCGCTCGGCACGGGCTCCGGGTCGCCGGTGAGCGACCCACCCTCGCCGAGTACAGCCGCCGACTCTGGGCCTACCGGCACTTCATCGCCGCGTACGCCAATGCCAAGCTGGTCGCCTCGTACAGCAACGCCAAGCTGGGTCAGCTCTGGCAGGTGCTCACACCCCTGACCAACGCGGCGGTCTACTACCTGATCTTCGGGGTGGTGCTGGCACAGAACAGCATCCCGAACTTCATCGCGTACCTGACCACCGGGTTGTTCATCTTCAACTTCACCCAGAGCGCGATCCTGGCCGGCACCCAGTCGATCAGCAGCAACCTCGGGTTGATCCGGGCGCTGCACTTCCCCCGGGCCAGCCTGCCGCTGTCCACCACTATCACCCAGTTCCAGCAACTGCTGGCCTCGATGGTGGTGCTGATCGGCATCGTGCTTGTCACCGGCGAGCCGATCACCCTCGACTGGCTGATGCTGGTGCCGGCCCTGCTGTTGCAGGCGGTCTTCAACGCCGGCGTGGTGCTGCTGGTCGCCCGGCTGGGCTCCAAGGCCAGCGACCTGAAGCAGGTCATGCCGTTCGTCATGCGCACCTGGATGTACGGCTCCGGCGTCCTCTACAGCGTCAGCCTCTTCGAGCGGCTGCCCGGCTGGGCGACGACGCTCGTCCAGTTCAATCCCCTGCTGGTCTACATCGAGCTGGCCCGGTACGCGCTGCTGGAGCAGGCGCCACTGCTCAACGAGTCGCTGACCCAGCTCTGGCTGGTCGCCGCCGGATGGGCGCTGGTGGCCGGCATCGGTGGCTACATCTACTTCTGGCGCGGCGAACAGGAGTACGGCCGTGGTTGATTCCCTGCCGGCCGCCGACGAGGCGACCGTGTCCCTGCCCGTGTTGACGCCGGAGCGGATCCCCACAGTGGTGGTGGACGACGCGCACATCATCTACCGGGTCCACCAGGGCGCCACCGGTGGCACCACTCCGGTGGCCGCGCTGCGCCGGCTGGTCAAGCGCACCAACGCGCCGAACGTCCGCGAGGTGCACGCGGTCAAGGGCGTCTCGTTCACCGCGTACCGGGGCGAGGCGATCGGGCTGATCGGCAGCAACGGGTCGGGCAAGTCCACGATCCTGCGGGCCATCGCGGGCCTGCTGCCGGTCAACCGGGGCGCGATCCACACGCAGGGGCAGCCGTCGCTGCTCGGCGTGAACG
Proteins encoded in this window:
- a CDS encoding ABC transporter permease, with protein sequence MATTALVDPDTGLTQAQLAARHGLRVAGERPTLAEYSRRLWAYRHFIAAYANAKLVASYSNAKLGQLWQVLTPLTNAAVYYLIFGVVLAQNSIPNFIAYLTTGLFIFNFTQSAILAGTQSISSNLGLIRALHFPRASLPLSTTITQFQQLLASMVVLIGIVLVTGEPITLDWLMLVPALLLQAVFNAGVVLLVARLGSKASDLKQVMPFVMRTWMYGSGVLYSVSLFERLPGWATTLVQFNPLLVYIELARYALLEQAPLLNESLTQLWLVAAGWALVAGIGGYIYFWRGEQEYGRG